In the Harmonia axyridis chromosome 3, icHarAxyr1.1, whole genome shotgun sequence genome, one interval contains:
- the LOC123677133 gene encoding uncharacterized protein LOC123677133, translated as MIVEEIQEDIAAAIKAIMKKEGVSDYRYEIDGQSESGDNYMGEVYFIRVVSEENKKTLHLVLKTAKRSKDLREAVPIEVFYSRELYMYSDVFPVFREFIREVAPNFEFQFVPKVYWINDELSRETIVLENLKDSGFSLYDRKKPWNFQHSALAMKQYGKLHALSIALKDQKPEVYRELTKKMGNVSNVWEKKMDMKGFFTEPLEHIMSVLRKNGKEDLAEKYDGLLDEAEGMLLKEPDEDDKLAICHMDCWNNNFMFKYENDDKSTPSDLRMLDFQLSVVDSPAKDLSYNIYATCDNTCLNRFDELIQIYYDTLKESVRVLGSNPDIIFSMADLRRQWRKYGLYGLFFSITIIKIELLEKENAPKIEEMAKHENMIDGFNVKVTNQEEYDRRISGVYAHFAENFLNCASPVDQTLLLHMECEEIKKDAEDLIHRLMVEEGVEKYKLHFDGKTEAGDNYACVILFLRVEPEGDQKPYNLVMKTAKRSKDINAFLPVEMIYNRELLIYTKVFPTYQKFIEDTKSVFSLDFVPKTYLTSDISWKQTIIFENLKSRGFRLHDRQKSWDLDHSLLAMEKYGEFHALSLALKHQRPDEYEELVKQMPNVTAEFNKRMDMKFLFQDLLDNVLKLLQKNGRQDLVDKYDGLVEDVDVFIKHPGLDEGDNMLIGHLDCWNNNFMFKYENEDDSKPSSICLLDFQLSSLCSPAKDLSYNIYSTCDKACLAHFDEILKTYYASLSDSLERLGCKPDEIFTYEQLQQHWRKYAKFGLLTSLLVLRICLVDKEDAPDFNEMAKNAREPVVNIMLEQEIVNDLEVFTKTIMKNEGITDYDIHIEGKTEKGTNYGSEIIFYSVTPKTLEKKYSLVMKTTKRSKKVRELSQDAIGDKREMHLYSKVAPAIRQMLTESSSDYHLENMTRPYLVNEDPGHETMIMDNLKAKGFRLWDTNKAMNMEHIRKVLSNYGKYHASTIALRFKKPEVFADLTKDMKNLFGAFMEKEDFKKIFGGYMEDAIQILDKAGLKNIVEKLEGVPENVMNILGNCPNEEDQVLITHGDCWINNMMFKYKDAESLEPLDLCFLDFQLSSFGSPATDLSYYLYTSCDENTITNEFDNLLQFYYDSFSSTLKELELDPEQVFSIQKLKDHWKKYAIYGLIMAAFVIKVQLASKNEAPPDLSNSGDFNSMKLGQIENNDLYESRIIAVFKHFAKTCM; from the exons ATGATCGTCGAAGAAATACAGGAAGATATTGCTGCAGCAATAAAAGCAATCATGAAGAAAGAAGGTGTATCTGATTACAGATACGAGATCGATGGACAGTCAGAGTCTGGTGACAATTATATGGGTGAAGTGTATTTCATAAGGGTGGTATCTGAGGAAAACAAGAAGACTCTTCATTTGGTGCTGAAGACAGCGAAACGTTCAAAAGACCTTCGAGAAGCTGTACCTATCGAGGTGTTTTACAGTAGGGAATTGTATATGTATTCAGATGTGTTTCCAGTGTTTAGAGAGTTTATTCGAGAAGTGGCGCCAAATTTTGAATTCCAGTTTGTGCCCAAAGTTTACTGGATCAACGACGAGCTCTCAAGAGAAACTATCGTCTTGGAGAACCTGAAAGATTCTGGTTTCAGCTTGTACGACAGGAAGAAGCCTTGGAACTTCCAACATTCTGCTTTGGCTATGAAACAATATGGCAAGCTGCATGCACTTTCTATAGCGTTGAAAGACCAGAAACCTGAAGTGTATAGGGAATTGACGAAGAAGATGGGAAATGTATCAAATGTCTGGGAAAAAAAGATGGATATGAAGGGATTTTTTACTGAGCCTTTAGAACATATTATGAGTGTGTTGAGGAAGAACGGTAAGGAAGATCTGGCGGAAAAGTATGATGGTTTATTGGATGAAGCTGAAGGAATGTTGTTGAAAGAACCAGATGAAGATGATAAATTGGCGATTTGTCATATGGACTGttggaataacaatttcatgttCAAGTATGAG AATGATGACAAATCTACACCATCAGATCTACGTATGCTGGATTTTCAACTCTCTGTAGTAGACTCACCAGCCAAAGACCTAAGCTACAACATATACGCAACATGCGACAACACATGCCTCAATCGTTTTGACGAACTTATCCAGATCTACTACGATACTCTGAAGGAGTCTGTGAGGGTTTTGGGCAGCAACCCTGATATAATCTTCAGCATGGCAGATCTACGCAGGCAATGGAGGAAGTACGGTTTGTATGGCCTTTTCTTCTCCATAACGATCATCAAGATAGAGTTGTTGGAGAAAGAAAATGCTCCCAAAATAGAAGAAATGGCCAAACACGAGAACATGATAGATGGCTTCAACGTCAAGGTGACTAACCAAGAGGAGTATGACAGAAGAATTAGTGGTGTATATGCTCACTTCGCTGAAAATTTCCT TAATTGTGCTTCGCCAGTTGATCAAACGTTGTTGTTACACATGGAGTGCGAGGAAATCAAGAAAGATGCCGAGGATCTCATCCACAGGCTGATGGTTGAAGAGGGCGTAGAAAAATATAAGCTACACTTCGATGGTAAAACCGAAGCTGGTGACAACTACGCCTGTGTTATATTATTCCTCAGGGTTGAACCTGAGGGTGATCAAAAACCATATAATTTAGTGATGAAGACAGCTAAACGATCAAAAGATATTAATGCCTTTCTGCCTGTTGAGATGATATACAACAGGGAGCTCCTCATCTACACCAAAGTTTTTCCAACATACCAAAAATTCATCGAAGACACCAAATCAGTCTTCAGCCTTGACTTCGTCCCAAAGACTTATCTGACTAGTGACATATCCTGGAAACAGACCATAATCTTTGAAAATCTCAAGAGTAGAGGTTTCAGACTTCACGACAGACAGAAATCATGGGATTTAGACCACTCTCTTCTAGCGATGGAGAAATATGGTGAGTTTCACGCTCTTTCTCTTGCTCTTAAGCATCAAAGACCGGACGAGTACGAGGAGTTGGTGAAACAAATGCCGAACGTTACGGCTGAATTTAATAAAAGAATGGATATGAAGTTTCTGTTTCAAGATCTGCTGGACAATGTGTTGAAATTGTTGCAGAAGAATGGGAGGCAAGATCTTGTTGATAAATATGATGGTCTCGTAGAGGACGTGGATGTGTTCATCAAACATCCTGGACTTGACGAGGGCGACAATATGCTTATTGGTCACTTGGACTGttggaataacaatttcatgttCAAATATGAG AATGAAGATGATTCAAAACCCTCATCGATCTGCTTACTAGACTTTCAACTATCATCCCTCTGTTCACCAGCCAAAGATCTCAGTTACAATATCTACTCCACCTGCGATAAAGCTTGCCTAGCTCACTTCGATGAAATCCTGAAGACGTACTACGCTTCATTATCTGACAGCCTTGAACGTTTGGGATGCAAACCAGATGAAATATTCACCTACGAACAGCTCCAACAACATTGGCGAAAATATGCCAAGTTTGGACTTCTGACTTCTCTCTTGGTTTTGAGGATATGCTTGGTGGACAAGGAAGACGCTCCAGATTTCAACGAAATGGCCAAAAACGCC CGTGAGCCAGTGGTTAACATTATGTTGGAGCAAGAAATAGTGAACGATCTTGAGGTTTTCACCAAAACAATTATGAAGAATGAAGGAATCACCGATTACGATATacacattgaaggaaaaactgAAAAGGGTACAAATTATGGCTCCGAAATCATTTTTTACAGTGTTACACCAAAAACTTTGGAAAAAAAGTATAGCTTGGTGATGAAAACAACGAAAAGATCCAAGAAAGTGAGAGAACTATCCCAAGACGCTATTGGAGACAAACGTGAGATGCATCTCTATTCCAAAGTTGCTCCAGCAATTCGTCAGATGTTGACGGAATCTTCATCAGATTACCATCTGGAAAATATGACTCGACCATATTTGGTAAACGAGGATCCTGGACACGAAACAATGATAATGGACAATTTGAAAGCCAAGGGTTTCAGATTGTGGGATACAAACAAAGCAATGAATATGGAACACATCCGAAAAGTTTTGAGTAACTATGGAAAATATCATGCTTCAACTATAGCTTTGCGTTTCAAAAAACCAGAAGTGTTTGCTGATTTAACGAAAGACATGAAAAACCTTTTCGGAGCTTTCATGGAAAAAgaggatttcaaaaaaatattcggaGGCTATATGGAAGATGCTATTCAAATTCTAGATAAGGCTGGACTGAAAAATATCGTAGAAAAACTTGAGGGTGTTCCCGAAAATGTTATGAATATCCTTGGGAATTGTCCAAATGAAGAAGATCAAGTACTTATCACACATGGCGATTGTTGGATCAATAATATGATGTTCAAATATAAG gATGCAGAAAGCCTTGAGCCCTTGGATTTATGTTTCTTGGACTTCCAGTTGTCCAGTTTTGGATCTCCTGCCACAGATCTAAGTTACTATCTTTATACATCTTGTGATGAAAATACGATAACTAATGAATTCGACAATCTTCTTCAGTTTTACTATGATTCCTTCTCTTCAACTTTGAAGGAACTTGAACTCGATCCAGAACAAGTTTTTAGCATTCAGAAGCTGAAGGATCATTGGAAAAAATATGCTATATATGGTCTTATAATGGCTGCCTTCGTCATCAAAGTTCAACTTGCAAGCAAAAATGAAGCTCCTCCAGATTTATCAAATAGCGGAGAttttaattcaatgaaattaggGCAGATAGAAAATAATGACCTTTACGAGAGTAGAATCATTGCTGTATTTAAGCATTTTGCCAAAACGTGTATGTGA
- the LOC123676093 gene encoding uncharacterized protein LOC123676093: MDDLSTFAEKLMSEKGVENYNLTLEGLVKKGENYLGEVLFFNILPKNGDKPLHFVRKKAKFVNNTEERECIRKVYQRESYMYKFVFPALKDFTNRQRIKSTLFFSPKVYSIHEEENQEMLIFENMKYSGYQLLDKKLPMDKDRVSLVLETYAKFHSLSFAMSELEPETFKDLTENMTDVWGKFKLILDASNYFGALLKDVVSKHDEDNNSNLMLKYKPIIDDIENVVYVEVDECDRLVICHGDSWSNNMLFKDNEEKAPQSVCLIDFQMSSMSTPALDLSHYLLSTGDKEVLYNIEEYLKLYHDFLSDSLKLFKIDVDKVFSYEKLMKHWRKYGKTGLVIAVSNIQMSLAELEEIPDELNSIIHTNTSEMRNADLFNKRIGDLLISFAEKFL; the protein is encoded by the exons ATGGATGACCTCAGTACCTTTGCTGAAAAATTGATGTCTGAAAAAGGTGTGGAAAACTACAATCTTACTTTGGAGGGTCTTGTGAAGAAAGGCGAGAACTACTTGGGTGAAGtactatttttcaatatccttcCAAAAAATGGAGATAAACCACTTCACTTCGTTAGGAAGAAAGCTAAGTTTGTAAATAATACTGAAGAGCGGGAATGCATAAGAAAAGTTTACCAAAGAGAATCCTACATGTACAAATTTGTTTTTCCGGCTTTAAAAGATTTCACGAACAGACAACGCATCAAATCAACTCTTTTCTTCTCACCTAAAGTTTACTCTATACATGAGGAAGAAAATCAAGAGATGCTGATATTTGAAAACATGAAGTATTCAGGATATCAACTTCTAGATAAGAAATTACCAATGGACAAGGATAGGGTATCTCTTGTCCTTGAGACTTACGCAAAATTCCACTCTTTATCTTTTGCCATGAGCGAATTGGAACCTGAGACATTCAAAGATCTAACAGAAAATATGACTGATGTTTGGGGCAAGTTCAAGTTAATTTTAGATGCTTCCAACTATTTCGGAGCTCTACTCAAAGATGTTGTAAGTAAGCATGATGAAGACAACAATAGTAACCTGATGTTGAAGTATAAACCAATTATAGATGATATCGAAAATGTAGTTTATGTTGAAGTTGATGAATGTGATAGGCTGGTCATATGTCATGGAGACTCTTGGAGTAATAATATGCTTTTCAAAGACAAT GAAGAAAAAGCACCTCAGTCAGTATGTCTGATTGATTTCCAAATGTCTAGTATGTCAACCCCTGCGCTGGACTTGAGTCATTATCTTCTTAGTACTGGCGATAAAGAAGTCTTGTATAATATAGAGGAGTATTTGAAGCTGTATCATGATTTTTTGTCTGATTCACTCAAACTATTCAAGATTGATGTTGATAAAGTTTTTTCTTACGAAAAGCTGATGAAGCACTGGAGAAAATACGGGAAGACTGGACTAGTTATTGCAGTTTCTAATATCCAGATGTCCTTGGCAGAACTTGAAGAGATTCCAGATGAATTAAATTCAATCATTCATACCAATACATCAGAAATGAGAAATGCTGACTTGTTCAATAAGAGAATAGGCGACCTTTTGATAAGTTTTGCAGAAAAGTTTCTCTag
- the LOC123676092 gene encoding uncharacterized protein LOC123676092 codes for MLDQDIMNDLEVFTKTIMKNEGIAEYDINIEGQTEKGTNYSSEIVFFSVTPKTVEKKYSFVMKTTKRSKKMRELSQDAVGDKREMHLYSKVAPAIRQMLIESASDFHLENMTQPYLVNEDPGHETMIMDNLKAKGFRLWDTNKPMNMEHIRTVLSNYGKYHASTMALRFKNPKVFANLTKEMNNIFAAFIDDEGVRKLFGDYMRDAIQILNKAGLKNIAEKLEEVPENVINILANCPNEEDKVLITHGDCWINNMMFKYKNAESLEPLGVCFLDFQLSSFGSPATDLSYFLYTSCDENTITNEFENLLQFYYDSFSSTLKKLALDPEEIFSILKLKDHWRKYAISGLIMAAFVIKVQLAKKDEAAPDISESGDLSLMKLGQIENNDHFESRIIAVFKNFAKTCM; via the exons ATGTTGGATCAAGATATAATGAACGATCTTGAAGTTTTCACCAAAACAATTATGAAGAATGAAGGAATCGCCGAATACGATATAAACATTGAAGGACAAACTGAAAAGGGTACAAATTATAGCTCTGAAATAGTTTTCTTTAGTGTTACACCAAAAACGGTTGAAAAAAAGTATAGCTTCGTGATGAAAACAACGAAAAGATCCAAGAAGATGAGAGAACTATCCCAAGACGCTGTTGGAGACAAACGTGAGATGCACCTATATTCCAAAGTAGCTCCAGCAATTCGTCAGATGCTTATTGAATCAGCATCAGATTTCCATCTGGAAAATATGACTCAACCATATTTGGTAAACGAGGATCCTGGACACGAAACAATGATAATGGACAATTTGAAAGCCAAGGGCTTCAGGTTGTGGGATACAAACAAACCAATGAATATGGAACACATCAGAACCGTTTTGAGTAACTATGGAAAATATCATGCTTCTACTATGGCTTTGCGTTTCAAAAATCCAAAAGTTTTCGCTAATTTAACGAAGGAAATGAACAATATTTTCGCAGCTTTCATTGACGATGAGGGTGTCAGAAAATTGTTCGGTGATTATATGAGAGACGCTATTCAAATTCTAAATAAAGCTGGACTGAAAAATATCGCCGAAAAACTGGAAGAAGTACCCGAAAACGTTATAAATATCCTTGCAAATTGTCCAAATGAGGAAGATAAAGTACTTATTACTCATGGCGATTGTTGGATCAATAATATGATGTTCAAATATAAG aatGCAGAAAGCCTGGAGCCCTTAGGTGTATGTTTCTTGGACTTCCAGTTGTCCAGTTTTGGATCTCCTGCTACAGATTTGAGTTACTTCCTTTATACCTCTTGTGATGAAAATACAATAACGAATGAGTTCGAAAATCTTCTACAGTTTTACTATGATTCCTTCTCTTCAACTTTGAAGAAGCTTGCACTCGATCCAGAAgaaatttttagcattctgaaGCTGAAGGATCATTGGAGAAAATATGCTATATCAGGTCTTATAATGGCGGCCTTCGTCATCAAAGTTCAACTTGCGAAGAAAGATGAAGCTGCTCCAGATATATCAGAAAGTGGAGATCTAAGTTTAATGAAATTAGGTCAGATAGAGAATAATGATCATTTTGAGAGTAGAATCATagctgtttttaagaattttgcCAAGACGTGTATGTGA
- the LOC123676091 gene encoding uncharacterized protein LOC123676091, whose translation MECEEIKKDAEDLIHRLMVEEGVEKYKLHFDGKTEAGDNYACVILFLRVEPEGDQKPYNLVMKTAKRSKDINAFLPVEMIYNRELLIYTKVFPTYQKFIEDTKSVFSLDFVPKTYLTSDISWKQTIIFENLKSRGFRLHDRQKSWDLDHSLLAMEKYGEFHALSLALKHQRPDEYEELVKQMPNVTAEFNKRMDMKFLFQDLLDNVLKLLQKNGRQDLVDKYDGLVEDVDVFIKHPGLDEGDNMLIGHLDCWNNNFMFKYENEDDSKPSSICLLDFQLSSLCSPAKDLSYNIYSTCDKACLAHFDEILKTYYASLSDSLERLGCKPDEIFTYEQLQQHWRKYAKFGLLTSLLVLRICLVDKEDAPDFNEMAKNAVNNDNFSECFNVVVKNQDEYNRRVFDAFVHFGENFL comes from the exons ATGGAGTGCGAGGAAATCAAGAAAGATGCCGAGGATCTCATCCACAGGCTGATGGTTGAAGAGGGCGTAGAAAAATATAAGCTACACTTCGATGGTAAAACCGAAGCTGGTGACAACTACGCCTGTGTTATATTATTCCTCAGGGTTGAACCTGAGGGTGATCAAAAACCATATAATTTAGTGATGAAGACAGCTAAACGATCAAAAGATATTAATGCCTTTCTGCCTGTTGAGATGATATACAACAGGGAGCTCCTCATCTACACCAAAGTTTTTCCAACATACCAAAAATTCATCGAAGACACCAAATCAGTCTTCAGCCTTGACTTCGTCCCAAAGACTTATCTGACTAGTGACATATCCTGGAAACAGACCATAATCTTTGAAAATCTCAAGAGTAGAGGTTTCAGACTTCACGACAGACAGAAATCATGGGATTTAGACCACTCTCTTCTAGCGATGGAGAAATATGGTGAGTTTCACGCTCTTTCTCTTGCTCTTAAGCATCAAAGACCGGACGAGTACGAGGAGTTGGTGAAACAAATGCCGAACGTTACGGCTGAATTTAATAAAAGAATGGATATGAAGTTTCTGTTTCAAGATCTGCTGGACAATGTGTTGAAATTGTTGCAGAAGAATGGGAGGCAAGATCTTGTTGATAAATATGATGGTCTCGTAGAGGACGTGGATGTGTTCATCAAACATCCTGGACTTGACGAGGGCGACAATATGCTTATTGGTCACTTGGACTGttggaataacaatttcatgttCAAATATGAG AATGAAGATGATTCAAAACCCTCATCGATCTGCTTACTAGACTTTCAACTATCATCCCTCTGTTCACCAGCCAAAGATCTCAGTTACAATATCTACTCCACCTGCGATAAAGCTTGCCTAGCTCACTTCGATGAAATCCTGAAGACGTACTACGCTTCATTATCTGACAGCCTTGAACGTTTGGGATGCAAACCAGATGAAATATTCACCTACGAACAGCTCCAACAACATTGGCGAAAATATGCCAAGTTTGGACTTCTGACTTCTCTCTTGGTTTTGAGGATATGCTTGGTGGACAAGGAAGACGCTCCAGATTTCAACGAAATGGCCAAAAACGCCGTGAATAATGACAATTTTTCGGAATGTTTTAACGTCGTTGtcaaaaatcaagatgaatatAACCGAAGGGTCTTTGATGCTTTTGTTCATTTTGgtgaaaattttctttga